TCAAACACAATAATTCATCAAAAGGCAACACAGTGAACGTATATTAATGTATCAAATAGTGAATCAACATGGAACTCTCTCACCAATGTAGCTGATGCAAAATAATTCTTCTTGATtaatggtttaaacattagtggacaaactgaacaaaaggCCTTGTAGTCAATATACCAACCTGTTTGTCAAGCATTTCCAAAAGGGTTTCCATCTCTCGAAAGGCACCCTTCCTGGCACGATACAATTTCAGCAGACGAGGGGTGAACATCTCAAGGGCCGTTTTAAATGTTCCCATCAGGTCCTTGGTGGTCACACGAGTGAACTCTTGACAAATCTGAATGAAACAAATGCAATACAAATACAACAAGCTGATTATGTGAGTTCATTATTCTAATTAAGACTACAAACTCTCAGCCATGATACTATAACGGAAAAGCCATaacacaaatgtaaacaaatgcaccaaattcaagaaaaaaagatgcCTTACCTGTTCTTTAAGAAATAGACCGGGCCACCTCTCCAGCACTTCTGAGACCATGGGTTCCATCTCTACAATCTCCATTCTCCTAAAGGAGAATGTGACGTCCATCTTCTGGCTGATGAACTCCATgtccttgtttttcttcttcatggcTTCAACCAGGGAAGACCTCAGGTCTTCCAAGTCATCCTCAGTGTAGCTTTCAGGATGATCTGGGACATGGTTGACCTCACCTCGCTTTGGTTTTTTCAAGGAAAACCTTATCTCCAGATCATCATCCCCATCGTCATCTCTTCTTCGCCTGTTGACACCATGATCATCCACCACCTCCCTTCTTGTTCTCCTGTTGACACCAACCTCATTACATCCAGCTTGACGTAGTTTTGTTCTGTAGTTCCCCATCTTGTACTTTATGCTGATTGTCCATCCCGCATATCCAGTACCACCACCAGGCTCTTTGAGGCAGGGATGTTTGTTGACAAGTTCAGCAGCAACAGACTCAAACTCGTGCTTGTCAGGGTAGGCTTTCACAGTAAATATTTCTTGTGCCAACTTGTCCAGAATCTCTGTTTTCACATCTCTGGTTACATGTAAACTCTTCCCTGATATTTCAAACGTTTCATTCCCCTTGCGGAGTATCAGTTCAACATCATATGAGAATTCTGGTATCGGGAAAGGAGTGGGCCA
This Fundulus heteroclitus isolate FHET01 chromosome 19, MU-UCD_Fhet_4.1, whole genome shotgun sequence DNA region includes the following protein-coding sequences:
- the LOC105920388 gene encoding uncharacterized protein LOC105920388, with amino-acid sequence MALLLLVHINPKLVRKIRLTKAPETIEELYNELRQKLELVGEFCIQYEDSDFGQAVCNLIDIAELPSEKAVLHILWSNENLPSPPPPTPTRLSSISSLDTASIGSPDSIHSLSSVVQTYRRNVSQWPTPFPIPEFSYDVELILRKGNETFEISGKSLHVTRDVKTEILDKLAQEIFTVKAYPDKHEFESVAAELVNKHPCLKEPGGGTGYAGWTISIKYKMGNYRTKLRQAGCNEVGVNRRTRREVVDDHGVNRRRRDDDGDDDLEIRFSLKKPKRGEVNHVPDHPESYTEDDLEDLRSSLVEAMKKKNKDMEFISQKMDVTFSFRRMEIVEMEPMVSEVLERWPGLFLKEQICQEFTRVTTKDLMGTFKTALEMFTPRLLKLYRARKGAFREMETLLEMLDKQTSDITSHRRQTAVEGLPIFLRDNTEKLFSRCLATDADDEQTKGIKIGVLTVLDDDDAVINIAVVLEETIVLNDIPDTPTALAFLFGLLYALNMEFPKDSRYTFETIQHIFMEMSTNYSQRVRSFKTKLLNQ